In the genome of Raphanus sativus cultivar WK10039 chromosome 9, ASM80110v3, whole genome shotgun sequence, the window AAAACATAAGCAGGACCTGGCACTGGTCCCCAATCGAAGGTCTTAACCCTGAGGTAGCGATCAAGAAGAAGTATGACTTCATAAGACAGGAGATTGCAAGGATGACCATTCATCCTGAAACCGGTGTCAACCATACCCTTGAGGCGCAAGAAGGGTATTGTAATTGGAGTTGCCAAGGCTGTATCCACTGGTGGTGGGCGATGATGGTGCCTTACTGGTCAAAAGACGCCGACTCAAAGTGGAATGAGGAACTGTCCAAACAACCGAACCTGTCTGTTCAGGTCCTCACATCATTATGATTACCAGTCCATGAAAGCACACAAAGAGGTAGAGAAACAAGTATTGGTCGAAAGGGTTTTAATAAACCCAACATTTGATGCAAGTATTTCGTGAAATTAACAGTCACCTTTTGGGGTTTCTCGTTTTCATCttttaacaacaacaaaataaacaaacaaacaaactcgTGGTGGATGAGACAATCCATGACCTTTAGCTATCTGAACGTTTTGGATCGCTGACTTGTTCTTCTCCCTTCTGCTTCCGAGTGTAGAAGCTAACTATCTTGTTATCCAGTTTGTAGTATGCCTCCATTCTCTTCAATGGTTTCAAGCTCAAATCAATGAAGTGTACCTACAAGAGAGACCACACACACCTTGTGTTTAAAATGAGATACCACAAAAACAAAGAATGTGTTATAAATGGATCATACCTTGTAATCAAACGTCTGATTGGTCGATTTTAGACAGACGGCATCACAAGAAGGTGCGGAATCCAGTTCATTCCTCAATCGAAAACTGATCATAAGACTACAATCCTTAGCAGTTGCAGCAATCAGATAGTCCTTGACGATCTTCAAGCTTTCATCCAAAGGTAAACAGTGCAgagactcctcctcctcctccaacgTTCCAGCTTCTTTACATATAGGACAAGGCTGGTTGATTATATTGTAATAACAATGAATCGCTCCTTCAGTGTCTAGCTTGTCCAGCTTCTGGACTTCAAGAAGCTTATCGAGCACTCCTGAATCATATACAGTATCCGACACTAGCTGCAGAAAGCCTTTTGTTCTAAGACCATCGCTTGTTTCAATGAAGCCTTTGAGTGCATCCTCAAAGGCGTGTGCAGTCTCGGGGCTGGTTCTTCCTGTGCTTTCACCAGAACCGCCTAATACCAGAGAACCGTTCAAGAAGACTCGGAAGTTGTTCTGTGGGATGGAGTATAAGGCGTTTACAGCTTCTGATACTCTTTCTCTGGATCCAGAGAAGAGATCAAGAGGATCATATTCGCTTACTTCAGATATCTGCAGTATAATGACATACTTATAAGACAAGAAAGTTCCACTGGCCGGATCTGAGATTTTGAGGGCCAAGACGGCTCGGCCCTGTTGTTAAGATACAAGTTCTGTGTTGTTTACCTCGTTGTGTTCCAACTTTAAGAGTTGGTGCATTTTGAAACGGCTGACGCTTCTTTTGAGTTTGTTTTCATCACTAATGAACCTTGAGGTTGGGAGAAATCCGCATTTGGGCTACTTCATGGAATCAAAGGACAGTGAGTTTAGGTCAAAAGGACCGTAATGAAAAGGACTTTtatcaaagaaagaagagtaCCTTTATTTCAACACTTAAGCAGTCACCACCACCACTAGTAGCCCCTGGCACATATAGTTTTAAGAATGATTTAATAATCAAGGACGAGCACAACTTTCTGATGATAATTTGGTTTTACCTTGAGAGAAAAGGGAATGATCATTCAAAATAAGAGCAGAGTCATGACTAGTATCAACATTAGCAGCATTGACACGCCACGGGGGACGCTGCTTAGTAACTTTCTTATCAACAGACTCAAGAAACTCCTTGGTCACAGAAACGCGTACCTGCAACAATACTCATCAGCTTTTTCTTTTACTAAACAAAAAATCCTGATaagagcaaaaaaaagaaggagTTGTTAACTTACTCCGGGGTCTATATGTTTAGGACCCAAGAGTGGGATGATCACATCTTTAACGTATCTTTGTTCAACGACTTCCTTGTTTGGCGATGAAATGAGCTCCTTGTGTTCCCTCCACAGAAGCTGCTCATTGCTTGTTAAAACAGACGCAACACCGTTCGGAGTCTTGTTTGCTTTAGGAGccttctgaatgcgaatcactTTCCCCACCTAAAAGATTCGTCCACAAGAACAACTTTTAAATCACAAATCACAATCAAAAGcacaaaattcaaataataatattaatcgAAAAGTATATACAGTAATAATAAGATTTAGTAACGTTTACACTACTAGACCAAAGACATGATTCTGAATCTTTGACTCAAAtagaagaaaaggagaaaacactaaaaatagaatctgaagaaagaaaaaaaacaaataaaaatcaaaatttggtCAGACAGTACGATCGAAGAAGGAAGATAGAAAGAAGAAGGGACTAACGAAAAGAGGAGAGGAGGCAGCGTAGGCGAGGACGAGATTGGCACCTCCTTCGCCTCTGTAGATCCAATCGGATGCATCTTTCTCCTCCAGAATCATCTTTCTTGCAAATTCTAAAAGGAATGAGAACAAAGATGGATCGATCAAATCGAGGCTTCCTTCCTTGTCTTCTTTGTTTGttgtggaggaggaggagggactACATCAAACTCTGTGGGGGCTCTCTCTTTATTTGGCGTGGGGTTTGCACAGAGTCAAATCGAAGCTGACCTGTGACGGACAGACAGTAGCGTATTTGTTCCTATTCTCTGTCTACGTGGAGAGGGTAAGCTCCACCTGTTAGTGTCGTACTTTTTATTctttctattgttttttttttgttaattcaaCTTTTAgaaaactttaatatatataaaactggATCGACAATATATTTCTTTTACGAAAACTATCATATATCATCGTACCTCTCAAACTATACCATTCATCTATATATTCCTAAATATAAAGTTTcatctttatttctttttatgtaaaaaaaGATGGTTTTATCTTTTGTTAGAAATCCAagaatctctataatattatttgaagaGTTAATATTACTTTTAGAATGTATCGATTATATTTGTATGCAATTTTGTACCTATCAtcactttatttttataattttatttgtgataattAACATATTCCAAATAACCAAGtactataaaattaacatagtTATGGGTTATTTACAAATAGtcaattcataaatatatatatgcacatctaagatgaaaaccaaactaatgcaatgaatacaataaatatgATTTGTTTGAATTAGAttagaaataattatatttgaatttatggAAATATGTAACACAATATACCCACAAATGAATAACTAAACCAATccaattaattttatacaaagtaaaacattaaataaaaataatgtattctCATTTATTCtcaacattttaataaataaatatgaaattctcaaataatactacacatatattaaccaactattacaATTAAGATGTAACTTTGAACTAATCAACactattaaattatacataatcctactaaaatatatacacaaattTAAGGCAAAAATCaaactatatgaaaataaaaaaaaagttaatcaaaattttaatcggtataacaaaatattttagttaaatcataaaaagtaaatgttatctaatatatccaaataataatcaaacagtcgagatattatatatccaaaattataatctaactaaaataacacaatgttatttaaaaaaccaTGCATAttaattacaatataaataacagaataattaaaaaaattaataaactatcgtaatttaaataaaatattataatatatttagtttataaatatttatattcgtGCATGAGCACGTTATAAATAGTTTTCTAGCACGAATTGAACTTTGGTGAATTTATTTAAACTCACAACAATAAATAGAAGCATAGAAAGTAGTTAACTTTACGGTAAACTTACCATCACGAGAATCCTCATCAGCATCGTCGAGATATTATTCTTCGTTTTGGATGTTCTTCATCTTTTGATCTTCCTAAGAAGttctcaaaataaatttataaactaacATTGAGAGTACTCCTGTTAAAATTGAATCTCAGTAAAGAACAACTTTGCTATTGTACTTTATCTTCTTGTTCGAGTGTCTTCTTTCGCTTGAACATGATAATGTTTCCCATGAGTTTTGAATAAATCGAGAATCCACCAGAAATCAGAAGGAAAATTGAGACTATTACAGTTTTCCATATTGACTATCTTGATCTAATAGTTCAAAGATTATCtgttgttttgttctttcttaTCAAACCGTCACAAGATGGTGGGAAAAATGGGTCCGTGGTGTTAAAGCCAGTGTAAATGAGGATGATTGAATGCATCTTATGACGGTTATGCCGTTGTCTATTCAGAGCAGAGGTCTGGAAGATCAGTGGACAGTACGGCGGAGACATCGTCTTAAAAAAACATGAAGCAGAAGTTTGTCGAGTTAAAAACTCGTACATCTTGGACTTAATTTTGATATACCTATGCTTGTCCATTTGTGAAATCTTGGGCAGCCTGTCGAAACCCAACCCACGAAGAAACTTACCAAAAAACTCAAATTGTGAAGTAATTCTTAAATAATGCCATATGTCAACGAAAATGATGATCAATGTTGAGATGAAGAGAAGAAACcaactttattaatatatatatatatatggatagatgagtctgattttttttggttttatggaTTGCAGTTTGGTGCTGAGACTAGAGTACCTGTGAAGAACACGCATGTGTATGCATTTTCTGAGTATGAAAGCGGTTTGGGAAGCTACAAGGACTTAAGGGGGACCCAACAGCAGTATAAGAGAATGGGGCAAGGTTCACCATACGGTGTAGGAGTGAAGTTGGGTTGGTAACAGCTGAGTATGCTGTAGATCACAACAATGGAACTGGTGCTCTGTTCTTCCGGTTTGGAGAGAGGTGTTAAGTAATGACAGGTAACTTCATGTAACCCACTTTAGCCTTTCTGcatttttttctccttttcgTGGATCTTAATTCCTTCTTTTCCTTTCAAATAATAGCCTAATGTTAACTGTTCTTTTGTTTAAACCTTTTCTTATTCAGTATGTTTAtcaaaaaaacaagaacaaagAAATAGGATACATGCATCAAAAAGCCAAAAAAGCttttgaataacatatttaaaccATTAAAATATGATTGACACACTTTAACAGAAATCAATGAAGTCCACACCAAAAATATGTTGAATTTTGACAATAACTTGTTTTGCATTTTTAACAATCAAATTGTTTTTCCACACGACAAATTGATTGTTTACGCTATAAAAATTTTCTagaaagatatatttttttattggatcCGTTCCCAGAGACCCTTTCAAATGAGTATATCTTTGATTATAAAAActaggaaaataaaatattcctatAAATTTTGGAAAACCAATCAGATTGAAACcaaaataatagaaagaaaaaaatatttgaagaaaaaTCTTAGTATTATAAAAACCATCGACATGGGTGCtgcacaatttttattttattttatccactGATGCCTAGGGCAACCGCTCTATATCAACAATGTGACGTTGAAGTGTTTTGCTTGTGATGTTTGAGTTACGCAAAGAATCGTGAAAGAGTTTCTTATTTGAGATTGTGTTAAAGTAGGACCGGGCACAAGGCGAGTACTTGCTTTTTTGCGCGTACTTACTACTTGATTTGCTTTGAACGAGTAATAAAATTTTCGACTTATATTTGACTTGTTAAAAATGAGTATTTGCTATTTCGAATactaatcaaaaataaaatatttgcaaATTACTTGTCCGTTCTATTACTTGTTATTTACGAATActtgttaattatttttacgaGTTTTTTTGAGTATTTAAGAACTATTTACTGTataaataatattctattaGAAATAGATATAAAAGTTTGTTTTGCTTATTCTTTACTTAAAATAACATATGAATactttaaaagaaatatttattcatattataaagaaaacaaataaaaatatataaatattttgatatataaacatTACATAATTTTCATGATGACAAAAATCTTCTCTAAGAAAGTAACAGACAATAACAAGCTGTATGTAGCTAAATTTTTGATACTTGACAATATGACGACGAGTATTTAAAAATCAAGACGAATACGAAACAAGTAACAAGTATAAGAAGAGTAATGAATATTTTTGTCTAATACTAAAtgcaagtaaaagaaaaaacaaatatgaacaATTATTTAGTAGATCATGTAACAAATATCAAGTAGTGGAACAAGTAACGTGGcaagtattaaaaataataatgatatttgATACTTGACTcggttttataaataataaaaactgtCGATTTCTTACTTGTCTTGATAATAccgaatattttaattttcaagaCGAATACAAATCAAATAACGAGTTTAAGGTGAGTAACGAATAATGATGTCCAATCCTAGTGTTAAAGTTGAACCCctaaacttttttgttttatttttttaaataaaaaaatgaaaaatctgaGCCAAAAGTTTAGACGGATTTGACACAACATTTTCCTAATtgtcaaacttttttttgggtaaacttctAATTGTCAAACTTTGCGATGAAAGGCGACATTTCAGAATATATACGACTAGTTCAACATATACTGCAAAACTGAAACTTCGACGAATAAAAAGTCGTATGGGTAGTTGATATAAATGAGAGAAATTATATTGGTCTCACGTCTACTTTGATCTTATATTTTTTAACGTCTGAAACAGGGGATAATGcctctaaaatatatatattaagaggGAATTAAATTTGATCAAAGTGCTAAAAACAAACAACCACAAAGTCGGGTGTTAAAAGGAATCAAACATATTCTCAGTCTTGTTCATATTTTTCTTGGATTCAACTCCATCTTGTTGAGATGGTAGATGCCATTATGGGTTTTGTGGTGGGAAAGATGGGTAACTATCTCATCGAAGAAGCGTCCATTTTGATGGGAATCAAAGACGAACTAGAGGAGCTGAAGACAGAGTTGACCTGCATCAGAGGCTATCTAAAAGATGTTGAAGCTCGAGAAAGAGACGATGAAGTTTCAAAAGAATGGACAAAACTGGTTTTAGACATTGCTTATGATGTCGAAGACGTTCTGGACAGCTACAACCTGAAAGTCGAAAAAAGATCACAAAGACAAGGGCTGATGAGATTGACCAATAAAATAGGAGAAAAGATTGATGCGTACAGCATAGTTAGTGATATCAGAACCCTGAGGAGAAGAGTCTTGGATGTTACTCGCAAGAGGGAGACTTATGGCGTAGGCAACTTCAGTGAGCATCGAACAGGAGAAAGTAGTTCAAGTTTGGAGAAGGTGAGGAAGCTTCGGCGAGCTCGATCTGTTGATCAGGAAGAGCTCGTCGTTGGTTTGGAAGATGAATTTAAGTTTCTTTTGGCAAAGcttcttgatgatgatgatgatgatgatgatggggaTCAGAATAGATATATGATATCCATATTTGGCATGGGAGGTCTAGGAAAGACTGCTCTAGCCAGGAAGCTTTATAACTCTGACAAAGTCAAGACAAGGTATGCTTACCGCGCGTGGACCTCTGTTTCCCAAGAATACAAGACTGGAGAGATGCTTCTGAGAATCATAAGATCTTTAGGAGTGTCTTCGGGGGAAGAGTTGGAAAAGATCAAGATTCTTGGGGAGGAGGAGTTAGAAGTTTACCTTCACGGTCTTCTACAAGGGAAAAGATATCTGCTGGTAGTAGATGATATTTGGGAGAGAGAAGCGTGGGAGAGTCTGAAGAGAGCGCTGCCTAGCAACCATAAAGGAAACAGAGTTATCATTACTACGCGTATCAGAGATGTTGCTGAAGGCGTGGACCAGAGAGTCTATGCGCATGAGCTAAGGTTCTTGACGTTTAAAGAAAGCTGGGAACTATTCGAGCAGAGAGCATTCAGGAATATGCAACGGGTCGATGAAGATCTTAAGAGAATCGGCAAACAAATGGTTAAGAAATGCCGTGGATTACCGCTAGCTATAGTTGTTCTCGCTGGGCTTATGTCTAGGAAGAGGCCAAACGAGTGGAATGAGGTGTGTGCCAGTTTATGGCGACGCCTAAAGGATGACTCCATTCACGTCTCCACTGTGTTTGATCTAAGCTTCAAAGAGCTGCATCACGAGTTAAAACTCTGCTTTCTCTACCTTAGCGTCTTCCCGGAGGACTATGAGATCGAGATAGAGAAGTTGATACACTTACTTGTAGCGGAAGGGTTTGTACAAGAAGATGGAGAGATGACGATGGAAGATGTGGCTGGGTACTATCTCGAGGAGCTGATAGACAGAAGCCTAGTGGAGGCAGTCAGAACAGAGAGAGGAAGAGCGAAGTCTTGTAGAGTTCATGATCTTCTGAGAGACGTGGCCCTCAAGAAAGCTAAAGAGGTAAACTTTGTACATATTTATAACGACCAACAACAGTCTTGTACTACTTGTACAAGGGAAGTCGTTCATCATCATATTGACCCATACACGTGCGTGACACGTGTGAACAAAAGGATGCGATCCTTCTTGTTCTTCGGAGAAAGAAACAGAACACTATGGAGTTCTGTCAAACCCATTACCTTGAAACTAGAGCTACTTCGAGTGCTTCATCT includes:
- the LOC108823470 gene encoding inositol-pentakisphosphate 2-kinase; its protein translation is MILEEKDASDWIYRGEGGANLVLAYAASSPLFVGKVIRIQKAPKANKTPNGVASVLTSNEQLLWREHKELISSPNKEVVEQRYVKDVIIPLLGPKHIDPGVRVSVTKEFLESVDKKVTKQRPPWRVNAANVDTSHDSALILNDHSLFSQGATSGGGDCLSVEIKPKCGFLPTSRFISDENKLKRSVSRFKMHQLLKLEHNEISEVSEYDPLDLFSGSRERVSEAVNALYSIPQNNFRVFLNGSLVLGGSGESTGRTSPETAHAFEDALKGFIETSDGLRTKGFLQLVSDTVYDSGVLDKLLEVQKLDKLDTEGAIHCYYNIINQPCPICKEAGTLEEEEESLHCLPLDESLKIVKDYLIAATAKDCSLMISFRLRNELDSAPSCDAVCLKSTNQTFDYKVHFIDLSLKPLKRMEAYYKLDNKIVSFYTRKQKGEEQVSDPKRSDS
- the LOC108827454 gene encoding putative disease resistance RPP13-like protein 3, translated to MVDAIMGFVVGKMGNYLIEEASILMGIKDELEELKTELTCIRGYLKDVEARERDDEVSKEWTKLVLDIAYDVEDVLDSYNLKVEKRSQRQGLMRLTNKIGEKIDAYSIVSDIRTLRRRVLDVTRKRETYGVGNFSEHRTGESSSSLEKVRKLRRARSVDQEELVVGLEDEFKFLLAKLLDDDDDDDDGDQNRYMISIFGMGGLGKTALARKLYNSDKVKTRYAYRAWTSVSQEYKTGEMLLRIIRSLGVSSGEELEKIKILGEEELEVYLHGLLQGKRYLLVVDDIWEREAWESLKRALPSNHKGNRVIITTRIRDVAEGVDQRVYAHELRFLTFKESWELFEQRAFRNMQRVDEDLKRIGKQMVKKCRGLPLAIVVLAGLMSRKRPNEWNEVCASLWRRLKDDSIHVSTVFDLSFKELHHELKLCFLYLSVFPEDYEIEIEKLIHLLVAEGFVQEDGEMTMEDVAGYYLEELIDRSLVEAVRTERGRAKSCRVHDLLRDVALKKAKEVNFVHIYNDQQQSCTTCTREVVHHHIDPYTCVTRVNKRMRSFLFFGERNRTLWSSVKPITLKLELLRVLHLEGLQLRDVIGELIHLRYLGITDSFNRRLPDFISSLRFLQTLDASRNDSFRKLTDLRRLTSVRHIKGRFVGDLLIGDAVNLQTLTSISSYSWIKLKHELLINLRELEIYDSMWVNQTSVPLDLSSFSKLTKLRVLTLKVPTFKLSSETEEAVRFQTLVKLSLRCDIRKLPKDMDSIFPSLESLRLVGLQLEEDPMHALKKLQRLEDVILDSCHYSGEKMRIGEQGFGRLRKLVFYIEGLDELQIEDEAMPSLVELKLRTRGRQMKLMIPDRLRAVLDPPYIKSPPDCREILRICD